The Marinobacter subterrani genome has a segment encoding these proteins:
- a CDS encoding DUF4136 domain-containing protein, with amino-acid sequence MRFVMLSIVALAMAGCASNVVTDYNSSVVFGNYSSWAFAPSAGADSSPFVSLDGSRIKDAIARELSQEALREVPLAEADLLVSWQIVEEDRLEQTGVGLGFGFGSGNFGWALSAPPPVREVEEGKLVVELADAETKQVVWRAASRRYLNEDQSPETRRELIDEVVSEMFSKYPPGLD; translated from the coding sequence ATGCGTTTCGTAATGTTGTCGATCGTCGCGCTGGCCATGGCCGGTTGCGCCAGCAATGTGGTGACGGATTACAACTCGTCTGTGGTTTTTGGAAACTATTCATCCTGGGCGTTTGCGCCATCGGCCGGTGCGGATTCCTCGCCCTTCGTGTCGCTGGATGGCAGCCGGATCAAGGATGCGATTGCCAGAGAACTGAGCCAGGAGGCGCTGCGGGAGGTTCCTCTGGCCGAAGCCGATTTGCTGGTGAGCTGGCAGATTGTCGAGGAGGACCGGCTTGAGCAGACCGGGGTAGGCCTTGGGTTTGGCTTTGGCAGCGGGAATTTCGGTTGGGCACTTTCCGCACCGCCACCCGTGCGTGAAGTTGAAGAAGGCAAGCTGGTGGTTGAGTTGGCGGATGCCGAGACCAAACAGGTCGTCTGGCGAGCTGCCAGCCGTCGTTATCTGAATGAGGACCAGTCGCCGGAAACCCGACGGGAGCTGATCGATGAAGTTGTCTCGGAGATGTTCAGCAAGTATCCGCCGGGACTTGACTGA
- a CDS encoding GNAT family N-acetyltransferase, which translates to MSPPGLSALTLETCTSITAIPPQDWQRLAGETNPFLRYEFFRALEESGCTSADTGWTPCHLVFRTGGRIAGLAPGFLKSHSMGEYVFDWAWADAYQRHGLDYYPKLLIAIPFTPSTGPRLLLEPALREQLTPALLHDLLDTLTERLGAHSWHLLFPDAQDQMLLRHDQELHRLGCQFHWHNHGYRSFEDFLAELNSRKRKSIRKERRQVAEQGIAFARYHGRDIPDEVLTAFHVFYQATYLKRGQRPYLTKRFFELLRQHLPEHLHLVMAVREGELIAGALFLAGQDTLYGRYWGCLDEYNHLHFETCYYQGIELAMDLGLQHFDAGAQGEHKLVRGFEPIITHSWHGILHPGFRDAIDNFTREEADHVLGYFEDAKSVLPFRQQPPD; encoded by the coding sequence ATGTCACCACCCGGATTGTCTGCACTTACCCTGGAAACCTGCACCAGTATCACCGCTATTCCTCCACAGGACTGGCAACGACTGGCTGGCGAGACCAACCCGTTTCTTCGTTACGAGTTTTTCCGGGCTCTGGAAGAGTCCGGCTGCACCTCGGCGGATACCGGCTGGACTCCGTGCCACCTGGTGTTCCGGACGGGCGGCAGAATCGCTGGCCTCGCGCCGGGTTTCCTGAAAAGCCATTCCATGGGCGAATATGTGTTTGACTGGGCCTGGGCCGATGCCTACCAGCGCCATGGCCTGGACTACTACCCGAAATTGCTGATCGCCATCCCCTTTACCCCCTCCACGGGGCCAAGATTGTTGCTGGAGCCGGCCCTGCGCGAACAACTGACACCAGCGCTGCTCCATGACCTGCTGGACACCCTGACCGAGCGGCTTGGCGCCCACTCCTGGCACCTGTTGTTCCCGGACGCGCAAGACCAGATGCTGCTACGTCATGACCAGGAACTGCACCGCCTGGGCTGCCAGTTCCACTGGCACAACCACGGCTACCGGAGTTTTGAGGATTTTCTGGCCGAGCTCAATTCACGCAAGCGCAAGTCGATCCGGAAGGAACGCCGCCAGGTGGCTGAACAGGGCATTGCGTTTGCCCGATACCACGGCCGGGATATTCCGGACGAGGTGCTCACCGCGTTCCATGTGTTTTACCAGGCCACCTATCTTAAACGGGGGCAGCGCCCGTACCTGACCAAACGTTTTTTCGAATTGCTGCGGCAACATCTTCCCGAGCACCTTCACCTCGTTATGGCGGTCCGCGAAGGCGAGCTGATTGCCGGCGCCCTGTTCCTGGCCGGCCAGGACACCCTGTACGGGCGCTACTGGGGTTGCCTCGATGAATACAACCACCTGCACTTCGAGACCTGCTATTACCAGGGCATCGAGCTGGCCATGGACCTTGGCCTTCAGCACTTTGACGCCGGCGCCCAGGGCGAGCACAAGCTGGTGCGGGGCTTTGAGCCGATCATTACGCATTCCTGGCATGGTATCCTGCACCCCGGGTTCCGCGATGCCATCGACAACTTTACCCGGGAAGAGGCCGACCACGTGCTCGGTTATTTCGAAGACGCCAAATCAGTTTTGCCCTTCCGGCAGCAGCCGCCGGATTAG
- the ppnP gene encoding pyrimidine/purine nucleoside phosphorylase, which translates to MLHVNEYFDGKAKSIAFQTSTLPATVGVISPGEYEFGTSKKETMTVISGALSVLLPGMEEWMTYGAGESFDVAGQASFKAKTDIDTAYLCTYE; encoded by the coding sequence ATGCTGCATGTGAACGAATATTTTGATGGCAAGGCCAAGTCCATTGCCTTCCAGACCTCGACCCTGCCGGCCACCGTCGGCGTGATCAGCCCGGGCGAATACGAGTTTGGCACCAGCAAGAAGGAGACCATGACTGTCATCAGCGGCGCCCTCTCCGTGCTGCTGCCCGGCATGGAAGAATGGATGACCTATGGTGCCGGTGAGAGCTTTGATGTTGCCGGACAGGCCAGCTTCAAGGCAAAAACTGATATCGATACTGCCTACCTCTGCACCTACGAGTAA
- a CDS encoding AzlD family protein has protein sequence MTVETTTAGILFLILVMTAVTLVTRFGGVFIMSFVKINPRIESFINTMASSVLIAIIVPMAVGGDAGALAALAVTAITMLALRKPLPAIAAGIAAAAIVRFLA, from the coding sequence ATGACCGTTGAAACCACCACCGCTGGCATCCTGTTTCTGATTCTGGTGATGACGGCTGTAACCCTGGTGACCCGTTTCGGCGGGGTGTTCATCATGTCGTTTGTAAAAATCAATCCACGGATAGAAAGCTTCATCAACACCATGGCCAGCTCGGTGTTGATTGCCATCATCGTTCCGATGGCGGTCGGTGGTGACGCCGGGGCGCTTGCGGCTCTGGCGGTAACCGCAATAACCATGCTGGCTCTGCGCAAGCCGCTGCCAGCCATCGCTGCCGGCATTGCGGCGGCAGCCATCGTGCGTTTTCTGGCGTAA
- a CDS encoding AzlC family ABC transporter permease has product MPASAYPYQIQPQRVRAEFFRLLPISLFVAAFGAAFGLAAIQKGLLPLEAILMSTTVFAGAAQFAAIDMWGREVSVLPLMAVVFAINSRHLLMGASLHPMLKDMSPGRRYGLLLLLTDANWAVSAQDYQNGRRNLEVILGGGLALWLAWIAGTCLGVYFGGLLQNPKALGLDMVLGCFLLAMALGGKKSPRVLVAWTVAGLGSLAAWKWLPPNTHVVVGALAGGAIGFFWLDRKPTADSEEGAHDR; this is encoded by the coding sequence ATGCCAGCCAGCGCCTATCCCTATCAGATTCAGCCGCAAAGAGTGCGTGCTGAATTCTTTCGTCTTCTGCCCATCTCGTTGTTTGTGGCGGCGTTTGGTGCTGCCTTTGGCCTGGCGGCTATCCAGAAAGGCCTCCTGCCGCTGGAAGCCATCCTCATGAGTACCACCGTGTTCGCAGGTGCCGCCCAGTTTGCCGCCATCGACATGTGGGGCAGAGAGGTGTCGGTTTTGCCCCTGATGGCCGTGGTGTTCGCCATCAATTCCCGGCACCTGCTGATGGGCGCCTCGCTCCATCCCATGCTGAAGGATATGTCTCCCGGCAGGCGTTATGGCCTTCTGCTGTTGCTGACGGATGCCAACTGGGCCGTCTCAGCCCAGGACTACCAGAATGGTCGCCGCAATCTTGAAGTCATCCTGGGCGGTGGTCTGGCCCTGTGGCTGGCGTGGATTGCAGGCACCTGCCTGGGGGTCTATTTCGGCGGCTTGTTGCAGAATCCCAAAGCGCTCGGACTGGATATGGTCCTCGGCTGTTTCCTGCTGGCCATGGCGTTGGGCGGTAAGAAATCCCCGAGGGTGCTGGTGGCCTGGACTGTCGCAGGGCTGGGTTCGCTGGCGGCATGGAAATGGCTGCCGCCGAATACCCACGTGGTCGTCGGTGCCCTGGCCGGAGGCGCGATCGGTTTCTTCTGGCTTGATCGCAAACCGACCGCCGATAGTGAGGAGGGCGCCCATGACCGTTGA
- a CDS encoding D-amino acid dehydrogenase, whose protein sequence is MHILVLGAGVVGTTTAWFLQKQGHQVTVVDRQNQAGLETSYANGGQISVSHAEPWANPSAPLKVLKWLTRADAPLLFRPTLDPAQWRWALSFLGECTSAKAAHNIRQMVNLGTYSRGQLQALRKDAGIEYDHLEKGILHFYTNPAEFDAAREPTRIMQSLGCDRQIIDADRAIELEPALKPIRNRIAGATYTSEDESGDARMFTQNLAQRCVEAGVAFRYGSQILNFERAGERVLGIQTLTDGRHETLRADAYVLSLGSYSAALARQLGIFLNIYPAKGYSITVPVKNEEAAFNVSLTDDEYKLVYSRLGDRIRVAGTAELSGYSRNLNYTRCRSIVRRTAEVMPDAGHWDQAEFWTGLRPTTPSNVPYIGKSHFANLYLNTGHGTLGWTHSCGSAAALADIIGGRRPEVDFAFSGL, encoded by the coding sequence ATGCACATACTGGTTTTGGGTGCGGGTGTTGTTGGCACAACAACGGCCTGGTTTCTGCAGAAGCAGGGGCACCAGGTGACGGTGGTTGACCGACAGAATCAGGCCGGTCTCGAAACCAGCTACGCCAACGGTGGCCAGATTTCCGTGTCCCATGCCGAGCCCTGGGCCAATCCGTCGGCACCACTGAAGGTGCTGAAGTGGCTGACCCGGGCCGATGCCCCGCTGCTGTTCCGGCCAACACTGGATCCTGCCCAGTGGCGCTGGGCGCTGTCTTTCCTGGGCGAGTGCACCTCCGCCAAAGCGGCGCATAATATTCGCCAGATGGTGAATCTGGGCACTTACAGTCGTGGCCAGTTACAGGCGCTTCGCAAGGACGCCGGTATTGAATACGATCACCTCGAGAAGGGCATCCTGCACTTCTACACCAATCCTGCAGAATTTGATGCCGCGCGGGAACCGACCCGGATTATGCAGAGCCTGGGCTGCGATCGGCAAATTATCGATGCCGACCGGGCCATCGAGCTGGAGCCGGCCCTGAAGCCCATCCGGAACCGGATCGCGGGCGCCACCTACACCTCGGAAGACGAATCCGGCGATGCCCGGATGTTTACCCAGAATCTGGCTCAGCGCTGTGTTGAGGCCGGTGTTGCCTTCCGCTATGGCAGCCAGATTCTGAATTTTGAGCGGGCCGGTGAGCGGGTTCTGGGAATCCAGACCCTGACTGATGGCCGCCATGAGACACTGCGGGCAGACGCCTATGTTCTGAGCCTTGGCAGTTACAGCGCTGCGCTGGCCCGGCAGCTTGGCATCTTCCTGAACATCTATCCGGCCAAGGGGTATTCCATAACCGTGCCGGTGAAAAATGAGGAAGCGGCGTTCAACGTCAGCCTCACCGACGACGAATACAAACTGGTGTATTCACGCCTGGGTGACCGGATCCGGGTGGCCGGCACGGCCGAGCTGAGCGGCTACAGCCGGAACCTGAATTACACCCGCTGTCGCAGCATAGTCCGGCGCACTGCCGAAGTGATGCCGGACGCGGGCCACTGGGACCAGGCCGAGTTCTGGACCGGCCTGCGCCCGACGACACCCTCCAACGTGCCGTACATCGGCAAAAGCCACTTTGCCAACCTGTACCTGAATACCGGGCACGGTACGCTGGGCTGGACGCATTCCTGCGGCTCGGCGGCGGCACTGGCGGATATCATCGGGGGGCGAAGGCCGGAGGTGGATTTTGCCTTTTCTGGCCTGTAA
- a CDS encoding dodecin: MSDHHVYKKVEIVGSSDKSIEDAIENALQECGKSVRNMEWFEVTETRGHIVNGKVGHYQVAMKVGFRIAES; encoded by the coding sequence ATGTCTGACCATCACGTGTACAAAAAAGTTGAGATCGTCGGCTCGTCCGACAAAAGCATTGAAGATGCTATCGAAAACGCACTGCAGGAGTGCGGGAAAAGCGTTCGTAACATGGAATGGTTTGAGGTTACGGAAACCCGTGGCCATATCGTGAACGGCAAGGTGGGCCATTATCAGGTCGCGATGAAGGTCGGCTTCCGTATTGCCGAAAGCTGA
- a CDS encoding DUF3750 domain-containing protein produces the protein MKRFFRYTGWVLGGLLFLLSGPILLATSGSLQGAESWQTATRESAGIAPPPETAQEAIVQVYGARAWSWRGYFAVHTWIATKEKGADHYQVHQVIGWRNHVVNSGPGEPDRHWYGARPELYADIRGALAEKLIPRIYEAVDSYPFPTEYQAWPGPNSNTFVAWVIRQVPGLDVALPNHAIGKDYLVDQIVAEVPGGAGYQVSFGGYFGLLAGVREGVELNVLGLSFGINPLALGIKLPGIGELALRNTNPMPSDSDQTAGAGWEL, from the coding sequence ATGAAACGATTCTTCAGATACACCGGCTGGGTTCTTGGCGGCCTGCTGTTCCTGCTCTCGGGGCCAATACTGCTGGCCACCAGCGGCAGCCTGCAAGGCGCTGAAAGCTGGCAAACCGCCACCCGTGAGAGTGCGGGGATTGCCCCGCCACCGGAGACAGCTCAGGAAGCCATCGTGCAGGTCTATGGCGCCCGGGCCTGGAGCTGGCGCGGCTACTTCGCGGTACACACCTGGATTGCCACCAAGGAGAAAGGCGCCGACCACTACCAGGTTCACCAGGTTATCGGCTGGCGCAATCATGTCGTCAATTCCGGCCCGGGCGAACCGGACCGGCACTGGTACGGCGCCAGGCCGGAGCTCTACGCGGACATCCGTGGAGCCCTGGCAGAGAAACTGATTCCGCGTATCTACGAAGCCGTGGACTCCTACCCCTTCCCCACTGAATACCAGGCCTGGCCGGGCCCCAACAGCAACACCTTCGTGGCATGGGTAATCCGGCAAGTGCCGGGCCTTGATGTCGCGTTGCCGAATCACGCCATCGGCAAGGATTACCTGGTTGACCAGATCGTAGCGGAAGTTCCGGGTGGGGCCGGTTACCAGGTTTCATTCGGTGGCTATTTCGGCTTGCTGGCAGGTGTCAGGGAGGGGGTCGAGCTGAATGTTCTGGGGCTTTCGTTCGGTATTAACCCTCTGGCGCTGGGTATCAAACTTCCCGGCATTGGCGAACTCGCGTTGCGCAACACCAATCCAATGCCCTCCGATTCGGACCAGACGGCCGGAGCGGGGTGGGAACTTTAA
- a CDS encoding translation initiation factor Sui1, which translates to MKKRSEGGLVFSTETGRMCPGCRNPVAECTCGDSPGPAGDGIVRVSRETKGRKGKGVTLVTGIPLDEKALKAYAKTLKAKCGTGGTVKDGVVEIQGDQRDLLVPLLEQKGWKVKRAGG; encoded by the coding sequence ATGAAAAAGCGATCCGAGGGAGGACTGGTGTTCTCCACCGAGACGGGGCGGATGTGCCCCGGCTGCCGCAATCCGGTGGCGGAGTGCACCTGCGGTGATTCCCCGGGGCCTGCGGGCGACGGTATTGTGCGGGTCAGCCGGGAAACCAAGGGGCGAAAGGGTAAGGGTGTCACCCTGGTTACCGGCATTCCGCTGGATGAAAAGGCCCTCAAGGCCTACGCCAAGACCCTGAAAGCCAAATGCGGTACCGGCGGCACGGTAAAGGACGGCGTGGTGGAAATCCAGGGCGACCAGCGCGATCTTCTGGTGCCCCTGCTTGAACAGAAAGGCTGGAAAGTCAAACGCGCCGGTGGCTGA
- a CDS encoding fatty acid--CoA ligase, with the protein MAQPRILAPADNAHQYPLLIKQLLLSGPRYNPDQEIVYANRSKYTYTDLVERIHRLANALTDAGVKPGDTVAVMDWDTPRYLECFFAIPMIGAVLHTINVRLSPDQVVYTMNHAEDDVVLVHDDFLPILESVKDEIKTVKTYIQLTDEKAAKSTTLKVAGDYEALLAKAGTEFDFPDFDENSVATTFYTTGTTGNPKGVFFSHRQLVLHTLAMTGSLSAYDEMPLLRSTSVYMPVTPMFHVHAWGVPYAATMLGIKQIYPGRYEPELLVDLLKEHKVTFSHCVPTIMQMMMGTESIKTADLSNWHVLIGGSALTKGLCDAGARLGIRMYTGYGMSETCPLLSVTHLKPEDLELPLEQQTNKRVKTGIAVPMVELEIVAPDGQPVPHDGEAKGEVVARAPWLTQSYFKQPDKGEELWQGGWLHTGDVASMEPDNTLTIKDRIKDVIKTGGEWLSSLDLENLISQHPAVAGAAVVGVPDEKWGERPHALVTLKPGEQADVEDIQRHLEQFVASGEINKWAIPEHIDFVEDIPKTSVGKINKKLIRDQLK; encoded by the coding sequence ATGGCACAGCCCCGCATTCTGGCTCCGGCTGACAACGCTCATCAGTACCCCCTGCTGATCAAACAACTCCTGCTCTCCGGGCCGCGATACAATCCGGACCAGGAGATCGTCTACGCCAATCGCAGCAAGTACACCTACACCGACCTGGTAGAGCGTATCCACCGCCTGGCCAATGCCCTGACCGACGCCGGCGTGAAACCCGGCGACACGGTGGCAGTCATGGACTGGGATACACCCCGCTACCTGGAGTGCTTCTTCGCCATACCCATGATTGGCGCTGTACTGCACACCATCAACGTGCGCCTGTCGCCGGATCAGGTGGTGTACACCATGAACCATGCGGAAGACGACGTGGTGCTGGTGCATGACGACTTCCTGCCGATCCTCGAATCCGTCAAGGACGAGATCAAAACCGTTAAAACCTACATTCAGTTGACCGATGAGAAAGCCGCAAAATCCACAACCCTGAAGGTAGCCGGCGATTACGAAGCACTGCTTGCGAAGGCCGGCACCGAGTTTGATTTCCCGGATTTTGATGAGAACAGCGTTGCCACCACCTTCTACACCACCGGCACCACTGGCAACCCGAAGGGCGTGTTCTTCAGCCACCGGCAACTGGTGCTGCACACCCTGGCCATGACCGGCTCGCTCTCGGCGTACGACGAGATGCCCCTGCTGCGTTCCACGTCGGTTTATATGCCGGTAACCCCCATGTTCCACGTACACGCCTGGGGCGTGCCCTACGCCGCGACCATGCTGGGCATCAAACAGATCTATCCCGGCCGCTACGAGCCGGAACTGCTGGTTGATCTGCTCAAGGAGCACAAGGTCACCTTCTCCCACTGCGTACCCACCATCATGCAGATGATGATGGGCACCGAATCCATCAAGACGGCCGATCTGAGCAACTGGCACGTGCTGATCGGCGGCAGCGCCTTGACCAAAGGCCTGTGCGACGCCGGCGCCAGACTCGGCATCCGCATGTACACCGGCTACGGAATGTCAGAGACCTGCCCACTGCTGAGTGTTACCCACCTCAAGCCCGAGGATCTGGAGCTGCCGCTGGAGCAGCAGACCAACAAACGGGTCAAAACCGGCATTGCCGTGCCCATGGTGGAGCTTGAAATTGTCGCCCCGGATGGCCAGCCGGTGCCACATGACGGCGAGGCCAAGGGGGAAGTCGTGGCAAGGGCGCCCTGGCTCACCCAGAGCTATTTCAAGCAGCCGGACAAGGGGGAGGAACTCTGGCAAGGTGGCTGGCTGCACACCGGCGATGTCGCCTCCATGGAGCCGGATAACACCCTAACCATCAAGGACCGCATCAAGGATGTGATCAAGACCGGCGGTGAATGGTTGTCTTCCCTCGACCTGGAAAACCTGATCAGCCAGCACCCGGCCGTCGCCGGTGCAGCCGTCGTCGGCGTGCCCGATGAGAAATGGGGTGAACGCCCCCACGCGCTGGTCACCCTCAAGCCCGGTGAGCAGGCCGATGTAGAGGATATTCAGCGCCATCTGGAGCAGTTCGTGGCCAGCGGCGAGATCAACAAGTGGGCGATCCCCGAACATATTGATTTCGTGGAGGATATTCCGAAGACCAGCGTTGGCAAGATCAACAAGAAGCTGATTCGGGATCAATTGAAGTAG
- a CDS encoding sensor histidine kinase — MKQRTMFPLFWRIFLSIWLAMAVTVVVSNLATRMLLDREREAIERQVGLRELAEEAIDIREAGDRSGAWRFLRDEGERLELYLVLIEQDEKDGKLPSFIRDRMNSGWYPQKPAILDVGDGYRLVAWPRIHGSGWLDPKFFRAIELGLALIMISLACWWIARLVSRPLRHMETTARAIAGGENTLRVSGRIAKRRDEVGQLATAFNAMTERLCNLLERQKHLLRDISHDLRTPLARQRVAIELASEAGADEDLMASILRQNERIEAMTGQILTLYRVTEAGGDIAREPLKPVRVINRVLQGAADYAEHQGVDCRLVASPDSTGTSVLGDEGLLQRAIDNVLQNALDHTPPGRAIKLAVSVSEGWLSLVVEDQGPGVPEELLPHLFEPFFRADKSRGGAGWGLGLAIARDIVSAHDGEITAAIGESGGLGVTVRLPVFIAG, encoded by the coding sequence ATGAAGCAACGTACCATGTTCCCCTTGTTCTGGCGGATATTCCTCTCAATCTGGCTCGCCATGGCTGTGACCGTCGTGGTCAGCAACCTGGCTACCCGAATGTTGCTGGATCGGGAGCGTGAGGCCATAGAGCGACAGGTGGGTCTCAGGGAACTGGCCGAAGAGGCGATAGACATCCGTGAAGCCGGCGACCGGAGCGGCGCCTGGCGCTTTCTGCGCGATGAGGGTGAACGCCTAGAGCTGTACCTGGTTCTCATCGAGCAGGATGAGAAGGACGGCAAGCTGCCTTCGTTTATCCGGGATCGGATGAATTCCGGCTGGTATCCGCAAAAGCCTGCGATCCTCGACGTTGGTGACGGGTACCGTCTGGTAGCCTGGCCCCGGATTCATGGTTCTGGCTGGCTGGATCCGAAGTTCTTCCGCGCCATAGAGCTCGGGCTGGCCTTGATCATGATTTCCCTTGCCTGCTGGTGGATTGCCCGGCTGGTCTCGCGGCCACTTCGACATATGGAAACAACCGCCCGGGCGATTGCGGGGGGCGAGAACACCTTGAGGGTCAGCGGAAGGATTGCCAAACGGCGCGATGAAGTAGGCCAACTGGCAACGGCTTTCAATGCCATGACCGAAAGACTGTGCAACCTGCTGGAGCGCCAGAAGCATCTACTCCGGGATATCTCCCATGATCTGCGCACGCCCCTGGCGCGCCAGCGAGTAGCCATTGAGCTGGCAAGCGAGGCCGGCGCGGATGAGGACCTGATGGCCAGCATTCTGCGCCAGAATGAGCGGATTGAAGCCATGACCGGTCAGATTCTGACTCTGTATCGGGTGACCGAGGCCGGTGGTGACATTGCGCGCGAGCCCCTCAAGCCAGTCAGGGTGATCAACCGGGTGCTTCAGGGAGCGGCGGATTACGCGGAACATCAGGGGGTCGATTGCCGGCTTGTTGCCTCGCCGGACAGTACCGGTACCTCGGTGCTGGGCGATGAGGGGCTGTTACAGCGGGCGATTGACAATGTTCTGCAGAATGCGTTGGACCATACGCCCCCGGGCCGGGCCATCAAGCTTGCGGTGTCGGTCTCGGAGGGGTGGCTCAGCCTTGTTGTTGAGGACCAGGGCCCCGGCGTTCCTGAAGAGCTTCTGCCCCATCTGTTCGAGCCGTTCTTCCGCGCCGACAAATCCCGGGGAGGAGCGGGCTGGGGGCTTGGGCTGGCTATTGCCAGAGACATCGTTTCCGCTCACGATGGCGAGATCACGGCAGCCATTGGTGAGTCCGGCGGTCTAGGCGTTACGGTGCGCCTTCCGGTGTTTATCGCGGGCTGA
- a CDS encoding response regulator transcription factor — translation MQNRVLLVEDDVELRELLARYLSNQGFTVREAATGRDGLALALGQHCDIVVLDIMLPDINGLEVLRQLRAETHLPVALLTARGDETDRIVGFEVGADDYIPKPCNPRELVARLQALLRRVAWDQKTEANASRTHGDLRVEPGHRRIYQNDEALDLTATEYEVLQVLLAHAGSVVRKTDLMQWALGRRLEAYDRTLDMHISNLRKKLGNDNPPRIETVRGLGYSYRVPG, via the coding sequence ATGCAGAACAGGGTGTTACTGGTTGAAGATGATGTTGAGTTGCGGGAGCTGCTGGCCCGATACCTCTCCAATCAGGGCTTTACCGTCCGCGAGGCGGCCACTGGCCGAGACGGCCTGGCCCTGGCGTTGGGCCAGCACTGCGATATCGTGGTGCTGGATATCATGTTGCCGGATATCAATGGCCTCGAGGTATTGCGGCAGCTTCGGGCCGAGACTCACCTGCCCGTGGCACTGCTCACGGCCAGGGGGGATGAGACCGATCGCATCGTAGGCTTTGAAGTCGGTGCCGACGACTATATTCCCAAGCCCTGTAACCCCCGGGAGCTGGTGGCTCGTTTGCAGGCTCTGTTACGGCGGGTTGCCTGGGATCAGAAAACCGAGGCCAATGCCAGTCGCACCCACGGAGACCTGCGGGTGGAACCCGGCCACCGCCGTATTTACCAGAACGATGAGGCGCTGGATCTGACCGCCACCGAGTATGAGGTTCTGCAGGTTCTGCTCGCTCACGCCGGCAGTGTGGTGCGAAAAACCGACCTCATGCAATGGGCCCTGGGGCGCAGGCTCGAGGCGTACGACCGCACTCTTGATATGCACATCAGCAACCTTCGCAAAAAACTGGGCAATGACAATCCGCCCCGGATCGAGACGGTTCGCGGGCTTGGCTACAGCTATCGGGTACCCGGATGA
- a CDS encoding IMPACT family protein, producing the protein MKKDYPVPAGYLERETEVKKSRFIARVAPVGSRDEVKEWLEQAHRDHPDARHICWAYQIGRPGSAAEAAMNDDGEPSGTAGKPILNVIQHKDMGDVLVMVIRYFGGIKLGAGGLVRAYAGAAESVLSAVGRVVQQPMVDARVTLSFADEQPLRHWCDVHGAVLDSIDYGSVVQARLSVPESLAGEFGAFCDAQKLDYRFAT; encoded by the coding sequence ATGAAAAAAGATTACCCCGTACCGGCAGGATACCTCGAGCGGGAAACGGAAGTGAAGAAAAGCCGGTTCATCGCCAGAGTGGCGCCGGTAGGCTCCAGGGATGAAGTGAAAGAGTGGCTGGAGCAGGCTCACAGGGACCATCCGGACGCCCGGCATATCTGCTGGGCCTACCAGATCGGCCGACCGGGTTCGGCGGCCGAGGCGGCGATGAACGATGATGGTGAACCGTCCGGAACGGCGGGCAAGCCAATCCTCAATGTCATCCAGCACAAGGATATGGGCGACGTCCTCGTTATGGTGATCCGCTATTTCGGGGGCATCAAACTGGGTGCCGGCGGTCTGGTACGGGCCTATGCCGGTGCAGCGGAGAGTGTGCTCTCGGCAGTGGGCCGGGTTGTCCAACAGCCGATGGTAGACGCAAGGGTTACCCTGTCTTTCGCCGACGAGCAACCTCTGAGACACTGGTGTGACGTCCATGGCGCGGTGTTGGACTCGATTGATTATGGCAGTGTGGTCCAGGCCAGGCTCTCGGTGCCTGAAAGCCTGGCCGGGGAGTTTGGTGCCTTCTGTGACGCCCAGAAGCTGGATTACCGTTTTGCAACATGA